The sequence below is a genomic window from Colletotrichum destructivum chromosome 4, complete sequence.
GCTCGAAGTGGCTCCCAACCGTCTACTCTCGTATGGAAAAACTCACGGCCCCGGAACGAATATTTTGAAGCTTCATCCAGGCGGTCGCGAAGATTCACCCGCCAGCCATTCCGATAACGCCTCAAAACACACGGCATACACACTTCCATCTGCCGTCGGGACACAACACTTACGTCAGGGGGTCTGGGGGTTTCCACCCACACACGCGGCGAAGACGTACGCACGAGGCGTGTGTGCCAGATATGCTTCTGGCCGAGGTTCGAAAGCGCAGGCTTTATGGAAAGGGAACTCTAACAAACAGACTTCTTCTCTGCGTGCTTCCCcgccttctctctctctctctctctctctctccgcccGCTCTCCGCCCTCTTGCCGAGGTCGCAAGATCCTGCTCCTTCCCACGGGAGAGTGGGCGAAAGTTCCTACAGGTATATATCTGTCTGTCCGAGCAAAGGAAGGTTTCCTCTTTTTGTGGAAAATCAGGTCATTGTTGGGACGATTTTTCTTGCCGATTGGGCGGCTGAGCCATCCCACGGACTCCGTTGACCTCCCGATGTATCGGGCTAATTACTCACGCGATAGTCGACACTTGAACCGCTCCGTGGCCCTAGGGGTCGGCGATGGGCATCCCGATTTGGAGGACCCCGGGGGGAAGACCCTGGAACTTATTGATCTATctggggccgaggccgtcaatGCCGGGGCTCCTGCGGCTCAGCGGGCGCGACCGAGTTTGTTAGCTTATCGACATACGGCCATGTTCCCGAACGATAACTTTTCTTCTCGAAGGGCGGGAGCGGTCGGCATCGATTCTCCAGACCTCATCGACCAGTTCCATCAGGTACATCTCTATCAATATCAGGTTTCGAAAGACCTCGGTCGAGTGGCACAGTTTAATTGTCCCCAGCACgaaaagaggagagagagctCAGTATTACTTTGTGTTGCATTTCCCTGTcgtctctcttttttccccccaaATACAAACAAACATGAGCCCGATGCTATGCCAACGCCGTCCGATGCAGTGGTATCACCATTCCTTCGATTCCCAGTCCCTCCCTGTGTCCGTGTCCGCGTCCGTAATCGTGTGTTCCCATAAGTTCTCTCTCGCGGTGCTGTGACCCTGTGtcgatgccgctgccgtcgtggAGAATCGCCCGTCTTCGTTCTGCGGGAAGCCGGCCCTCAGTCCAGCTTCCGCAGATCTTCTTCGATATCGTGGGGCCGGTCTGAACCCGcaaagggaaaaaaagaagaagagttTAGTCACAACAACGTCCTGATCAATCTCATGGCAAAAAGAAAGGCTTTCCGCGGGCCTCACCCGTCAAGTCTTCAAACGTGGTCGTCGTGCGCACGTGGATGCCCGACTCGATAGAGCCCCGGcgtctcgaggaggaggagggggctgGTTCCGCATCCCCGTACCTGATCTGCGTCCGCACCTCGCCCCGGACCTTGTCCcccagctccagctcgcTCTCGCTCGGCTCGACGTTGGTGGACCGGAACGAGAAGAATTGTTTCCTCCTCTCGGCAATCCTccgcgccgcggcggcggcggccgcctttCGGtcgaacgacgacgactgcTCGTTGCTCCGGTggtggtcgccgccgccgccgttcgaCTTGGAGTACTGCGCGACCCgcgacgacgtgctcgacTCCCTCTTGGGCGGCGAGAACTCGAGGGTCGCGATGGAGCTGAAGCACCTGGGCAGGCTGCGCTTCCAGAGGACCCGCGTCGCGGGGAGGCACACGACGATCATCGACACCGACACCTCGATACCCGACCAGATGAGCGGATCCGTAAAGTCCCACGTCGGGTTCAGCGACCGCGTGAACAGGGCGATGTACTGCAGGCGCACGCACGACGTGATTAGGATGAAGATACCCAGGCTGAACATGATGAAGATTCCAATCTTGGAGCGCAGGCCCATGTTGAGGTGCCACAGCAGCGGCacggggaggaagaggatgatgatgtcgtgGCTGATGCTGagcccgccggcgacgaaggccaGCACGTTGATGTTGAGGCAGTGGTGCGGGCCAAAGTCGCCCTTCCACCCGTCCCAGTTGAACGAGAAGGGGATGCACTGGAAGATCTGCATGAAGAGCATGATGGTGGTCGACAGCCCGATGTAGGTCATGGCCGCGTAGGTGGCGCGCCGGAACGATTTGTTGGGGAATATCCGCAGGTAGAAGAAGAGCACTGATATCTTGGTGAGCCCCAGGCAGGCGAGGTAGAAGCTCTCATCGATGAAGAAGATCTGGGGGAGATGTAACGGTCAGCGTCCCGTGaaaaggggaagggggtgggaggaTTCTGTCTGTTCCAACCTTGAGTCCGAAAGTGAGCTCTTCCGGCTCCACCATCCATATGTCTTCTCCGAATGCGACTGAGCCGGCTTGGGGTTCTTGTCAGCGACGAGCGAGCggaggaagatgatggaTAACGGGGCTATGACATACCCAGCTGACCGAGGGTGACGAACACAATGAAAAGGAGCTGTCCGTTTGTCAGATCATGGGCCAATacccccttcctcccccgTACGTCTACACGCTTTGTACATACCCCGCAAAAGATCATGATCAGGTCGTCGGACTCAAATCGGTGCATGGTTGTCCAGCGGGCATATAACCGCAACGGGACCGCCAATGCCCCAAGAGCCTGGATGACGATGGGCGCGATGATGTCGACTTTCCGGTTGCGGACCGGTCTCTTGCACGCTTCGGCCTCTATCCTCGCGACATCTGGGGATGGGCGTCAGTCCGTCCGATCACATGCCACGAAGAACAAAGTGCAACGAAGAGGGCCTTACCTATGGCCTCCAGCCTCTTGCACCGCTCGAGGAGGCACGTCTGCACGCTTGCCCTCAGCTTTTCATCGCTGCATATGCAGGTATCGTTCGACACGACCTTGCACGCCGAGAGCGGTATTTGTTCCAGGGTACATGTCAGCTATAGAGGTAAAGGCAGGATGATTTTTGTTAGCCGAGTGTGCTTCCTCTCATGTCCTTCCTCCACGCATCTCTCTCCGCGACGGAGGCGACTCACACCGCACTCTGGAAGCTTTCCTGCGTAGTCTAGCAGGGAAGCTTGTGAGGCTCGGAAGAAGGCGACCATGAGGCCGATTAGCATGGACTGCCTCATGGCGCCGAGCAGCTGTCAGTCTGCGGTGGTGATGTCTGACAGGGACAAAACAGAGTCAGAAataggggagggggggtggaggcggcggtggaggaggaagaagaagaaggcaaaTCAAGGTTCGCCGTAGCCAGAACGAATCCCCTTCGTGTTTGACAGATAACCACAGACACCCGCAGCAGCACGCCGGGGCGGCGGGTGGGAAAGCGGCTTCGATATAAGCTGCGGGCTGTCCTCCAAGCAGAGGCCTTCAGGGGAACCGCACGGGAAACCATGACAAGATCAAACTCTAGTTGGCCATCCCGTTCGTTCTACCTACGAAGTAGTCTGAGGGTCTCCGACGGATGGTGCATATCAAGCAGACTGGGTGACTAATTAGTGGCAAGCGCTGGTGGCTCGAGAGCGCGTACAACAGCACCAAGtcgcggggaggggggggcatcACCAGCTCGGTTTACGAAACCAAAGTTACCCAATTTGTGCCACACGCATGGCGGAGAGGGCACACTGAAAGCACATGCTGTCCCTTGGAGATCAACGGGTCGTTCCCGTTGAGGGTGTACGCAAAAACGACGCCCGTGATATTGTCGGGTGTGACTTGGCCAACGATGAGTCTACGGCCATGGTCCAATTGTCATCGGAACAGACATTCGAACCTCGTGGCAGTGGATCAGTGGATCCTCTGCCGGTGCTGCATGAATCGGTGAGCCCCCCCCTTTGGCACGACGGCTTCGAGCATATCCCTTTGGCACCGAAACAAAGGAAGCCGAACTGAGTGAGTGACTCCTAGGACTCAACCATTGTCGATACTCGAATGCCAACGCTTGAGGGCACGAGTTGTCGCCAAAGATTACATGTAAAGAGCTGAGGGGGCAACAATGGGGATTCCCAATACTGCTGTTGACTCCGAACAAGGACCAGGTCGTTATGCATCGAAGCTTGACTGAATCATGTTTGCCTTTTTTTACCCAGGTTGTGCAAGCTTGGATTCCTAAGTTTCATCTAATTTCCGGGGAAATAAGCAAAAGTAACatacaggtaggtaggtacaaAGTAAAATGCAGTATTCCAACAGTCGCTCGCCCCCCACATTCTTTCGCGGAGAATTTCACGGACACTATACTGTTTATGTCTCCCGCGCGCCAAGGATCAACAACAGTAACAACGCCTGGAGTACCTTGTGGATGATGCCCGTGCCGTGCCTATCGATATCGTCGCAATACAAATCTCGATCTATGCAGGCCATTCGTCTCAGCCAGAAGGATGAAGCTCCcgggccaggccaggccaggccaggccaggtGAAGCGGCGCAAATGAGATCGATCCCCGTGGGACGAccacgctgccgccgccaacaacccTTCCCTAGGTAGCTCGCCAGGTCAGCGGCGACTAGCGCGTTCTAGTGTCGATGCAAAACGGCGTTACAACTTCATGGTCTTcgctggcggcgagggcgggcgggacgggaggggaggctTTGGTTCCACgacgagggggggaaggggatagTTATGAGCCAATGCTACAAGGCCGGACGACATCCAACAGTTTCGGAACACTCTCTCACCTGTCCCCCTTGTTTGGTGCTGGCAGCTCTGCCTGCATGTCCCTCTCCCCTCAGTCTCTCGCGCTTTAAAGGTCCACTGAAgccgcgtcctcgtcacacgtcgtcgccgcttGCGAAAAGGTTACACGGGAGAGAAACGGTTCTGGCCACTGAAAGTTTGGCCCAGAACATGAACGTCTTTGCAAGGGAACAAGGGGCCCCATGAAAGGGTATGTGCGTAGTTTGGCAATTGGGCTTCCCAGCATCCCAAGAAATGCCGGATTTGGCGTCGTGTGCCTCCCCTTTCGGTTGTGTCTACTTAGCGCAGGGCTCCGACGAGATATTATACCACTAAATCTCAAGTGCGACGACGGATTGCATTTGCACTCTTATAGCTGCCCCGATGTGGATCAACCTCGGCTCGCGATGGGTGGCTTGCAAATAGTCTCCCTTCGCGTCGCAACACATCGGCTGTGGATGGCTTGCTTGCTGCTTCATTCCCCCCTATGTGTACAAGTAGAGTACAAAATAAACAGCGCTGCTTTCTTCCCCTCAGCTCGCGACTCGAGTCATGTCGAAGCCCACAGACTGGCCGGACTGAACAAGGACAGTGTTTCTGCTTTGACAATGGCCGCTTGGACAGCGCGACGGTCATAGTCAAAGTTCTTCGGGTGAATCAATGGCATGCAGGCCATCCCGAATCAATCAGACGGACGGTGTTGTAAATAGAGAGTGTACCCAATCGGCCGAGGACACCATATTCAAGTTGAAGCCtttctgtctgtctctctcctccctccctccctcttggCTTGTTTGAAACGGCCAGAAGTCGACGTCTGACCTTCGAAATAACATTGCAGATATCGGTCTTTCGGACCGCATTTGACGTCGTGAGTGTGTCGTGCTGGCAACTCTGGATCTCGATGTCAGAGAGCTGCTGCAAAGTATGCGTACCATCATTTCAAGCTTCGCACGATGCCCGTCTTGGGTTTAAGCTTCTTCAAAACTCAGTACTGGCAAGTTGTATGTATTTCTCCTGTGAGCAACGACCAGCTTGGCCTGCGATTGACGTTCCCCTCTTCGTAAGTCCGGTAACTCCGTCCTGTCAGTGCTTTGAGAGATTCACCTTGTGATCTCAGAGACAAAAGGGAGGTCTCTTTCTTGATATCTTGTGGCAGAATTCCCTGAGGCAATCATTCGCGACCAAGCCTCCCAGGTGATGACACTTCTGGAAGCCTGCGGCTAGCGCCCTAGGAGGTCACCCGTGGGCCAAGAGAGGCTTCTCGAAGTTGCGGCAGAGGCTTGGAGTAATCAAACTGTTGCTAGCTCTTCACCCTGGCTAGACAGCCACGTTCTGAGCGAATCGGGGGGGCATGCTTCCCCAGTAAGGACGCCGGCCAATGCCAACATGACTAGGTTGCATCCACTATGATTGACTCGCTACGAAGAACCTGCTGAATAACAGATCCTACTAGACGCATGTTCCACATTCGTAGTGATCTGTGTCACTAAAGATCTTCTACTGAACCGTGAGAAATCGTCTCCTAGCGTATAGAAACACAGCACCTAGGAGGCCTGTTTTCGCAGTCTATCTTCTTAGAAAGTCCGGCAACGGGGTTCCTCGTTACGGCGTAGGGCTGCAGTTCCGCAAGTATGTGAGAGAGCCATTGCCCGCAAAACGATTCTGTGTTTCTCGTTTCGGAGAGGGGGCGTCGCCTAGGCGGTAATGTCGAGGGTgacgtcgagggccaggTGTTCGTCGCCGAACAAGCCTTGGAGAGGTCAGGGCGTCAACTCTCATGCATTAAAGATTACTATACGGGTTGTGGAATGTACTGAGGCTGGAAGTTGGCGTCGTAGAGAGTGCCGCTCCCATCATACGGGGTCGGCTGGTTGTGGTAGACCCATTGCAGGCGGACGTGCTCCAGGATGGGCAACCCGCTGGACCCGTTGAGGGCGAGATTCGGGGGTGGGTAGGGGCGGAAACGGCtggcgtcgccgttgagAGGCCCGAAATAAGACTCCGTGTTTTGAACAGAAGCCATGTTGGGCGGGTCCTTGTTCGGGACGATGACTTTGCTGCCGAGGTCCTGTGCGAACTTGAAGATGTTGGCGCCCACGTCATACCGTCCCAGGTTCGGCGTCTCCCAGTTGTACTCGACTGTTGATAGCATCGAATAGTGGGTGTAGAAGGTCTTGTCCTCGGTCCCCTTGGAG
It includes:
- a CDS encoding Putative extracellular membrane protein, CFEM, encoding MRQSMLIGLMVAFFRASQASLLDYAGKLPECGLTCTLEQIPLSACKVVSNDTCICSDEKLRASVQTCLLERCKRLEAIDVARIEAEACKRPVRNRKVDIIAPIVIQALGALAVPLRLYARWTTMHRFESDDLIMIFCGVCTKRVDVRGRKGVLAHDLTNGQLLFIVFVTLGQLAGSVAFGEDIWMVEPEELTFGLKIFFIDESFYLACLGLTKISVLFFYLRIFPNKSFRRATYAAMTYIGLSTTIMLFMQIFQCIPFSFNWDGWKGDFGPHHCLNINVLAFVAGGLSISHDIIILFLPVPLLWHLNMGLRSKIGIFIMFSLGIFILITSCVRLQYIALFTRSLNPTWDFTDPLIWSGIEVSVSMIVVCLPATRVLWKRSLPRCFSSIATLEFSPPKRESSTSSRVAQYSKSNGGGGDHHRSNEQSSSFDRKAAAAAAARRIAERRKQFFSFRSTNVEPSESELELGDKVRGEVRTQIRYGDAEPAPSSSSRRRGSIESGIHVRTTTTFEDLTGEARGKPFFLP